In Triticum aestivum cultivar Chinese Spring chromosome 5B, IWGSC CS RefSeq v2.1, whole genome shotgun sequence, the following proteins share a genomic window:
- the LOC123112832 gene encoding wax ester synthase/diacylglycerol acyltransferase 11 produces the protein MDDSTTNGSPSVAGLPTSPLLPIRTPRKAPADDPTADGEPVTPTARLMEPIYIVVTLGLGCPVNIPVFSAGIAAQLARYPRFCSIQVTDESNGGNPRWVRTVVNVDDHTIIPTLDPAAVAADPDRAVEDYMASLPALPMDRSRPLWEFHFLDFPASEATCTAVIRVHHSLGDGTTLIALLLASARSAADPTRLPAMPEQPARTGAIYAPRPRSKGGVLAFVAWAWSYLVLAWNTVVDVTLFAATVAFLSDPHTPFKYVDHGTASSSRRRFVHRSLPLEDVKFIKNAMNCTVNDVLVGATSAALSRYYFRKSGANNTKICLRSILLVDTRPTTSLQTYVDMIDSGKSDDVDWGNQLGYILLPFHLAMHDDPLAYVRKAKKTVDRKKSSLEVIFTCKMGESFLKMFGLKAGAFIFGRMFANTTLAFSNLVGPTEQIEFYGHPVVFIAPSVYGAPQGLLVQCQSYNSTIMVSLSVDEEIIPDYIELMDDFVESFGRIKDGASRLSTSIKQE, from the exons ATGGACGATAGCACTACCAATGGAAGCCCCTCGGTGGCCGGTCTACCGACAAGCCCGCTGCTCCCGATACGTACGCCAAGAAAGGCACCGGCGGACGACCCCACGGCGGATGGGGAGCCGGTCACCCCTACTGCGAGACTCATGGAACCCATATACATCGTCGTCACCCTCGGCCTTGGCTGCCCCGTAAACATCCCCGTCTTCAGCGCCGGCATCGCCGCCCAGCTCGCCCGATACCCGCGCTTCTGCAGCATTCAG GTGACAGATGAGTCCAATGGTGGCAACCCGCGGTGGGTGCGCACGGTGGTGAACGTGGACGACCACACGATAATCCCGACACTGGATCCTGCGGCCGTAGCGGCCGACCCGGACCGGGCAGTGGAGGACTACATGGCCTCGCTGCCGGCGCTCCCCATGGACCGCTCCCGGCCGCTCTGGGAGTTCCACTTCCTCGACTTCCCGGCCTCCGAGGCCACCTGCACCGCCGTGATCCGCGTGCACCACTCCCTCGGCGACGGCACGACGCTCATCGCGCTCCTCCTGGCGTCCGCGCGCAGCGCCGCCGACCCGACGCGCCTGCCGGCCATGCCGGAGCAGCCGGCGCGCACGGGCGCCATCTACGCGCCGCGGCCACGGTCCAAGGGGGGTGTCCTGGCGTTCGTCGCGTGGGCCTGGTCGTATCTTGTGCTCGCGTGGAACACCGTGGTGGACGTCACCCTCTTCGCCGCGACGGTTGCGTTCCTGAGCGACCCGCACACGCCGTTCAAGTACGTGGATCACGGCACTGCGTCCAGCTCCCGGCGGCGCTTCGTGCACCGGAGTCTTCCTTTGGAGGACGTTAAGTTCATCAAGAACGCCATGAACTGC ACTGTCAATGACGTGCTAGTCGGAGCGACTTCTGCTGCTCTATCAAGATATTATTTTCGCAAATCCG GTGCCAATAACACGAAAATATGTCTGCGGTCTATCCTCCTTGTCGATACAAGACCAACCACTAGCCTACAA ACATATGTTGATATGATAGACTCTGGTAAGAGCGACGATGTGGACTGGGGAAATCAACTAGGCTATATCCTCCTTCCATTTCATTTGGCGATGCACGATGATCCACTCGCATATGTGCGCAAGGCAAAGAAGACTGTGGATAGGAAGAAGAGCTCGCTGGAAGTTATCTTCACATGTAAGATGGGTGAATCGTTTCTCAAAATGTTTGGTTTGAAG GCTGGCGCTTTTATCTTTGGTCGTATGTTTGCCAATACAACTCTTGCGTTCTCAAACCTGGTTGGACCAACTGAACAAATAGAGTTCTATGGGCACCCCGTTGTCTTCATTGCGCCTAGTGTTTATGGAGCTCCACAA GGTCTGCTTGTTCAATGTCAGAGTTACAATAGCACTATTATGGTAAGCTTGTCCGTCGATGAGGAAATAATTCCAGATTATATTGAACTTATGGATGACTTTGTTGAGTCTTTCGGGCGCATTAAGGATGGGGCTTCAAGACTTTCAACATCCATCAAGCAAGAATAG